TTCGTCGGCGTGAGCTGATAAACGCCGGCAGCAATCAGAATTGCACCGGCGAGACGCGGACTCAGTGCTGCCATACCTGGCGACAATAGCGCGCCCTGATGCAACGCCCACTGCGCGAGCGCGGCGGAAGCGCTGAAGACCAGCCACACGGTGAGGTAGCCCATCCCGAACAACGGAACGGCGAGTGGGATCCCTCGTTGGCCCTGCCGTGTGTGCATCCTGGAAAAGAGGAGCAGCACTGGCGCCGCCGTTGCGCTCATCATCCCGATCATCATCACCGCCCACATCAGGAAGGTGAAGAAGACATCCGAGGCGCCCCAGGGTTTTTCTATCGCCATTCTCATCTTCGCCATCATCGTCGCCGGGACCGCGGAAGACGACATCTGATTGTCGAGATGGACGAGATACGCCCAGGCCAGTGCTGTGATGAGGACTATGCAGCCGGTGATGACGACGCGGTCGCGGCGGATGGGCCTCGGGACTATGGACTCGCTACGCACTGCCCTCCTCTGCGGGGGCTCACATCGCACCAGGTCGAGTCAGCGATGCCGGAAGTTTACGCGCCTTCGGGGCCGGCGGGCCACCTTGGGGAGCGCAATTGGTGACACGCCACGCGGTCGGATCCTGGACCGAGGTCGGGCCTTCGGATGACGTGCGCGAGCAGGTGATCAGATTACTGCGGGTCCATCAGCTTCGGGCGGCGGACGCCGTTCAGCTCGCCGCTGCGATCGTGGCCGCGGAATTTCAGCCCGGGTCGCTGGAGTTCGTCACGCTCGACAAGAACCAGGGAGGAGCGGCGGA
The sequence above is a segment of the Gemmatimonadaceae bacterium genome. Coding sequences within it:
- a CDS encoding DUF2182 domain-containing protein, with amino-acid sequence MRSESIVPRPIRRDRVVITGCIVLITALAWAYLVHLDNQMSSSAVPATMMAKMRMAIEKPWGASDVFFTFLMWAVMMIGMMSATAAPVLLLFSRMHTRQGQRGIPLAVPLFGMGYLTVWLVFSASAALAQWALHQGALLSPGMAALSPRLAGAILIAAGVYQLTPTKGACLRQCQSPLGFLLSNWRDGARGAFEMGLRHGVYCLGCCWALMCVLFAVGVMNLAWVAALTAFILVEKFGRTGVQVSRVGGVAMIAFGALIVAT